A stretch of Cyanobacterium sp. HL-69 DNA encodes these proteins:
- the if-2 gene encoding translation initiation factor IF-2 produces MKNGKIRIYDLSKELALENKDVLEICSQLSIDVKTHSSTISESQAQSIKEAAKNYRMTSSNHKKGKNHDHQKNKNQVPESKSHKPKLEIVALYKKNRSEEQNPGQPQESQNDTQDAPTLLTPPRPQRPSADQGKSESGEKQEKSTSLRNPPPRPSSPNGNRNNGEEKNAPRPELKSPPAPPKSSSDQEEKSSSGKPRSVAKLMDSIEGDRKPKPKIKGKPSRGGKTKQDQSPDLDTQEKKVTPPVATKDDGERKTLGLKSPPKPKLQKPPERPAAVEQEPDLDEDIDNTSNNEDDFDNEPVLLEKPKRTKQKVKKPLVKDSPAVWEDEDDSGKENKKAAKKRRSFVLEDEDEDLIDYLDDDNEGENPLNLALARPDKPASKSPKPADRIKSPRRQKPKLDRSDNSSSSKSNDNNNKKVKQEKQVPEEIVLKESLTLRQLADNLNTPDTEIIKMLFFKGIAVNITETLDLEIAKMVAEELGVTVITEEEKASATKTEMLAETDLDKLITRPPVVTIMGHVDHGKTTLLDSIRNTKVVQGEAGGITQHIGAYHVDVEHEGTTQQIVFLDTPGHEAFTAMRARGAKVTDIAILVVAADDGVRPQTREAISHAKAAKVPIVVAINKIDKPEANADRVKQELSELELVPEDWGGDTVMVPVSALNGQNLDTLLEMIVLVSEVEDLSANPDRPAKGTVIEAHLDRARGPVATLLVQNGTLRVGDVFVAGSVAGKIRAMIDDRGDKVEAASPSFAVEVLGLNEVPQAGDEFDVYPSEKEARAIAEGRAEEDRTSRLQQALSSRRVTLSTLSAQAQQGELKELNIILKADVQGSIEAILGSLKQLPQKEVQIRVLLSSAGEITETDVDLAAASGAVVVGFNTTLAPNARQAAEQEGVDIREYNVIYKLLDEIEGAMEGLLDPEEVEEALGKAEVRAVFPVGKGAVAGCYVLSGKVVRNRFIRVLRNGEIVYNGNLDSLRRVKDDVKEVASGFECGISINKFGNWKEKDIIEAYEMVFKRRTLSQ; encoded by the coding sequence ATGAAAAACGGAAAAATAAGAATATACGACTTATCAAAAGAACTAGCATTAGAAAATAAAGACGTATTAGAAATATGTTCTCAATTATCGATAGATGTAAAAACTCATAGTAGTACCATATCTGAATCTCAAGCACAGAGTATCAAAGAAGCAGCAAAAAATTATCGTATGACATCGTCAAACCATAAGAAAGGGAAAAACCACGACCATCAAAAAAATAAAAATCAAGTGCCTGAATCCAAATCCCATAAACCGAAATTAGAAATTGTTGCCTTGTACAAAAAAAATCGTAGCGAAGAGCAAAACCCTGGACAACCTCAAGAAAGCCAAAATGATACTCAGGATGCTCCTACTCTTTTAACTCCTCCTCGTCCTCAGCGCCCTTCAGCAGATCAAGGAAAATCAGAATCAGGGGAAAAACAAGAGAAATCAACATCCCTCAGAAATCCTCCCCCAAGACCATCTTCCCCCAACGGCAATAGAAATAATGGGGAAGAAAAAAATGCCCCCAGACCAGAACTAAAAAGCCCCCCAGCACCCCCTAAATCTAGCTCGGATCAAGAGGAAAAATCCTCATCGGGTAAACCTCGCTCCGTGGCAAAATTAATGGATTCCATCGAAGGGGATAGAAAACCAAAACCAAAAATTAAGGGTAAACCTTCACGGGGAGGAAAAACAAAACAAGATCAATCTCCTGATTTAGATACTCAAGAGAAAAAAGTAACTCCCCCCGTTGCAACCAAAGATGATGGTGAGAGGAAAACTCTGGGTCTGAAATCCCCCCCTAAACCCAAATTACAAAAACCCCCCGAACGTCCTGCGGCGGTAGAGCAAGAACCTGATTTGGACGAGGATATTGATAACACCTCCAATAATGAGGATGATTTTGATAATGAACCAGTATTACTAGAAAAACCAAAACGCACCAAACAAAAAGTCAAAAAACCTTTGGTTAAAGACTCTCCTGCGGTGTGGGAAGATGAAGATGATAGTGGAAAAGAAAATAAAAAAGCGGCTAAGAAACGTCGTTCTTTTGTCCTTGAAGATGAAGATGAAGATTTAATCGACTACCTTGATGATGATAATGAAGGGGAAAATCCTCTCAATTTGGCATTGGCTCGTCCGGATAAACCTGCCAGTAAATCTCCTAAACCAGCCGATCGCATCAAGTCCCCCCGTCGTCAGAAACCCAAGCTAGATCGCTCGGACAACAGTTCTTCGAGCAAGTCTAACGACAATAATAATAAAAAAGTAAAACAAGAAAAACAAGTTCCCGAAGAAATCGTCCTCAAAGAAAGTCTAACCCTGCGACAGTTAGCTGATAATCTTAATACCCCAGATACTGAAATTATTAAAATGCTCTTCTTTAAGGGTATTGCGGTTAATATCACCGAAACCCTTGACCTCGAAATTGCCAAAATGGTGGCTGAGGAGTTGGGCGTAACGGTAATTACGGAAGAAGAAAAAGCCAGTGCTACCAAGACTGAAATGTTGGCCGAGACTGATTTAGATAAATTGATTACTCGTCCCCCTGTGGTGACAATCATGGGTCACGTTGACCATGGTAAAACTACTCTCCTTGATTCAATCCGTAATACCAAGGTAGTACAAGGGGAAGCTGGAGGTATTACCCAGCACATTGGTGCTTACCATGTAGATGTGGAACATGAAGGAACTACCCAGCAAATTGTATTTTTAGATACTCCTGGTCACGAAGCCTTCACCGCCATGAGGGCAAGGGGAGCAAAAGTTACTGACATTGCTATCCTTGTGGTAGCGGCTGATGATGGGGTTCGTCCTCAAACCAGAGAAGCTATTAGTCACGCTAAAGCGGCGAAGGTTCCCATTGTAGTGGCTATTAATAAGATTGATAAGCCAGAGGCTAATGCTGACCGAGTCAAGCAGGAATTGAGCGAATTAGAGTTAGTTCCTGAGGATTGGGGCGGTGATACGGTAATGGTGCCTGTGAGTGCTTTAAATGGTCAAAATCTCGATACTTTACTAGAGATGATTGTCTTGGTATCAGAAGTGGAAGATTTATCCGCTAACCCCGATCGCCCCGCCAAAGGTACAGTGATTGAAGCCCATTTAGACAGAGCCAGAGGCCCTGTAGCTACCCTATTGGTTCAAAATGGTACCCTAAGGGTTGGAGATGTGTTTGTAGCTGGTTCTGTGGCTGGTAAAATCCGTGCCATGATCGATGACCGTGGAGATAAAGTAGAAGCGGCCAGTCCTTCTTTTGCGGTGGAGGTACTCGGTTTAAATGAAGTTCCTCAAGCAGGGGATGAGTTTGATGTTTATCCTAGTGAAAAAGAAGCAAGGGCGATCGCAGAAGGTCGTGCCGAAGAAGATAGAACCAGCCGTTTACAACAGGCTTTATCCTCTCGTCGGGTAACCCTCAGCACCCTTTCTGCTCAAGCACAACAAGGGGAACTCAAAGAATTGAACATTATCCTCAAAGCCGACGTACAAGGCTCCATCGAGGCAATTCTCGGTTCACTGAAACAACTACCTCAAAAAGAAGTTCAAATCCGTGTACTCCTTTCTAGCGCTGGGGAAATTACTGAAACAGATGTCGATTTAGCCGCGGCCAGTGGTGCCGTAGTTGTTGGTTTTAATACCACCCTCGCTCCTAACGCCCGTCAAGCCGCTGAACAAGAAGGGGTGGACATTCGAGAATACAACGTAATCTATAAATTATTAGATGAAATTGAGGGTGCCATGGAAGGTTTACTAGATCCTGAAGAGGTAGAAGAAGCCCTAGGAAAAGCGGAAGTCCGTGCTGTCTTCCCTGTGGGTAAAGGCGCTGTGGCAGGTTGTTATGTTCTATCTGGTAAGGTAGTTCGTAATCGCTTTATCAGAGTATTACGTAATGGAGAGATTGTTTATAACGGTAATCTCGACTCCTTACGCCGTGTGAAAGATGATGTTAAAGAAGTGGCATCGGGATTTGAATGCGGTATTAGTATCAATAAATTTGGTAACTGGAAAGAAAAAGACATCATTGAGGCTTATGAAATGGTTTTCAAACGTCGTACTCTTTCTCAATAA
- the ndhM gene encoding NAD(P)H-quinone oxidoreductase subunit NdhM: MIIKATTRHIRIYSAEVKNNELVPSEKVLTLDVDPDNEFNWDEVTLQKVYRKFDDLVESYSGEDLTDYNLRRIGSDLEHLIRDLLTKGEISYNLDARVLNYSMGLPRVDAPEADGKYQLS, from the coding sequence ATGATAATTAAAGCAACCACCAGACACATTAGAATTTACTCAGCAGAGGTAAAAAATAATGAGCTAGTACCTTCAGAGAAGGTTTTAACCTTAGATGTTGATCCAGATAATGAATTTAACTGGGATGAAGTGACTTTACAAAAAGTATATCGCAAGTTTGATGACTTAGTAGAAAGTTATAGCGGAGAAGATTTGACGGACTATAACCTTCGTCGTATTGGCTCTGATTTAGAACATTTAATCCGTGACTTGTTGACCAAAGGGGAGATTAGTTATAACCTCGATGCAAGGGTTCTTAATTATAGTATGGGTTTACCCCGTGTGGATGCTCCCGAAGCCGATGGAAAGTATCAATTATCTTAG
- the hugZ gene encoding heme oxygenase HugZ — protein MTVNLATMLKEGTKKSHSMAENMGFIKCFLKGVVEKNSYRKLAANLYFVYGAMEEEMERLKDHPLIKPIYFPELNRQPSLAKDLQFFYGSNWKNEIEITPHGQAYVDRIREIAQNSPELFAAHSYTRYLGDLSGGQILKNIAQKAMNLDGEGTAFYEFETIDDEKAFKTEYRQSLNDLPVDQETADRIVQEANDAFGMNMKMFQELEGNLIMAIGKMLFNTLTTRRRRNQNNEGEFVTAE, from the coding sequence ATGACTGTAAATTTAGCCACAATGTTAAAAGAAGGTACCAAAAAATCCCACTCCATGGCGGAAAACATGGGATTTATCAAGTGCTTTTTAAAAGGAGTCGTTGAAAAAAATTCCTACCGTAAACTGGCAGCTAACCTGTACTTTGTATATGGTGCCATGGAAGAAGAAATGGAGCGTCTCAAAGATCATCCCCTTATCAAACCCATTTACTTCCCTGAATTGAATCGTCAACCTAGTTTGGCAAAAGACCTTCAATTCTTTTATGGTTCTAACTGGAAGAACGAAATCGAGATCACTCCCCACGGACAAGCCTATGTAGATCGTATTCGTGAAATTGCCCAAAATTCCCCCGAATTATTTGCGGCTCATTCTTACACCCGTTATTTGGGAGATCTTTCTGGGGGTCAAATTCTCAAAAATATTGCTCAAAAAGCTATGAATCTTGATGGTGAGGGTACTGCTTTTTATGAGTTTGAAACCATTGATGATGAAAAGGCTTTTAAAACTGAATATCGTCAGTCTTTGAATGATTTACCTGTGGATCAAGAAACTGCCGATCGCATTGTACAAGAAGCAAATGATGCTTTTGGAATGAATATGAAAATGTTCCAAGAGTTGGAAGGTAATTTAATAATGGCCATTGGTAAGATGCTATTTAATACCCTAACTACCCGTCGTCGTCGCAACCAAAACAACGAAGGAGAGTTTGTTACTGCTGAGTAA
- a CDS encoding L-fuco-beta-pyranose dehydrogenase translates to MKTRKLGSTNIEITPILMGTWQAGKRMWSGIDDNESINAIRAAVEGGITTIDTAEVYGEGHSERIVAQALKDIRDKVVYATKVFANHLKYDQVISACETSLQNLSTDYIDLYQIHWPSGTWNSDIVPIQETMKALNKLKDDGKIRAIGVSNFSVAQLAEAREYGDIVSIQPPYSLFWRGVEKEIQPYCVKNNLSILSYSALAQGILTGKFGSSPQFEEGDHRVNNRLFQQTHWNRVQKALDLLKPMAKGYDCTLGQLAIAWLISQPQTHAIVGARNVEQVEQNVKAGDIKISDEDLQKISDIGKEVSKHFDDNPVLWNFDN, encoded by the coding sequence ATGAAAACTAGAAAATTAGGCAGTACAAATATTGAAATTACCCCTATTTTAATGGGTACATGGCAAGCAGGTAAAAGAATGTGGTCAGGAATCGATGACAATGAGAGTATTAACGCCATTCGCGCTGCCGTAGAAGGGGGCATTACCACCATTGATACCGCCGAAGTATATGGAGAAGGACATTCAGAAAGAATAGTGGCACAAGCCCTTAAAGATATTAGGGACAAAGTAGTTTACGCCACCAAAGTATTTGCTAATCATCTCAAATATGACCAAGTTATCAGCGCCTGTGAAACTTCGCTCCAAAATTTGAGTACCGACTATATTGACTTGTATCAAATCCATTGGCCTTCTGGTACATGGAATAGTGACATTGTACCCATCCAAGAAACCATGAAAGCCCTTAACAAACTCAAGGATGACGGCAAAATTAGAGCCATTGGGGTATCTAACTTTTCTGTGGCACAGTTAGCAGAGGCGAGAGAGTATGGAGACATTGTCAGTATTCAACCCCCCTATTCTCTGTTTTGGCGTGGGGTGGAGAAGGAAATTCAGCCCTACTGTGTGAAAAATAATCTTTCTATTCTTTCTTATTCTGCCCTTGCTCAAGGTATTTTAACAGGAAAATTTGGTTCTAGTCCTCAATTTGAGGAAGGTGATCATCGGGTAAATAATCGTTTGTTTCAACAAACTCACTGGAACAGGGTACAAAAGGCGTTGGATTTACTAAAACCTATGGCGAAAGGGTATGATTGCACCTTGGGACAATTGGCGATCGCATGGTTAATCTCTCAACCCCAAACCCATGCCATTGTAGGAGCTAGAAATGTCGAGCAAGTGGAACAAAACGTAAAAGCGGGGGATATAAAAATTAGTGACGAAGATTTACAAAAAATTAGTGATATTGGTAAAGAAGTTAGCAAACACTTTGACGATAACCCCGTTTTATGGAATTTTGACAATTAA
- a CDS encoding family 57 glycosyl hydrolase, with amino-acid sequence MAHPLYVAFIWHQHQPLYKSRLSKDNFGADYRLPWVRLHGIKDYLDLILMLKKYPAIHQTVNLVPSLIMQLEDYAQGNALDPYLALTLTPVSMLIREQKGYIVDNFFDANHHHMIRPHVRYEELFQHKHIKGKEWCLDNWTDQDFSDLLAWHNLAWFDPLFWDDTDIAGWLEKGRNFTLSDRQRMYTKQKEIIARIIPEHKKMQDEGQLEVTTTPYTHPILPLLHDTNAGKVALPHMDLPTSRFQWEEDVPRHLGKAWNMYQERFGRSPRGLWPSEQSISPQILPYIAKQGFKWICSDEAVLGWSFNHFFHRDETGNICEPEVLYRPYRLDTEHGDLSIIFRDHRLSDLIGFTYGAMKPQEAARDLIFHLQAIARTLAQRQPSDNTTLDEPWLVTIALDGENCWEFYEQDGRPFFDELYSNLSQAQDIQLVTVSEFTNQFPPTKTISNTQLHSGSWIDGNFSTWIGDRTKNRAWDYLTAARQTLAKHPEATEENNSAAWEALYAAQGSDWFWWFGEPHHSSHNDMFDQLFREHLIALYQALNEPVPKYLYRPVTNPHQSPTGEQLNPCSYISPLVDGRGDEQDWEKAGKIKIGGSRGTMHRASIIPMIHYGWDHLNFYFRFDLKSGAVAGQDLPPELHLLWYYPNRFGDNSPIPLAHVPNQDPLNYNYRHHLGVNLVTKTYWLQEAVANFSWQSRYTGTKIALDRCIEIAVPWQDLHLDPDMEINLIAILADQGKFKEALPENHLIRLQVP; translated from the coding sequence ATGGCTCATCCTCTTTATGTTGCCTTTATTTGGCATCAACACCAACCTCTCTACAAATCCCGTCTTTCAAAGGATAATTTTGGTGCTGATTATCGTCTTCCTTGGGTAAGGCTTCATGGTATTAAGGATTATCTGGACTTAATTTTGATGTTAAAGAAGTATCCTGCTATTCATCAAACGGTAAACTTAGTTCCTTCTTTGATAATGCAGTTAGAAGATTACGCCCAAGGGAATGCTCTGGATCCTTATTTGGCTTTGACTTTAACTCCTGTCAGTATGCTAATTCGAGAGCAAAAGGGCTATATTGTTGACAATTTTTTTGACGCAAATCATCACCACATGATTCGTCCCCATGTCCGTTATGAAGAGCTTTTTCAACATAAACATATTAAGGGTAAAGAGTGGTGTTTGGATAATTGGACAGATCAAGATTTTAGTGATCTTTTAGCGTGGCATAACTTAGCATGGTTTGATCCTTTATTTTGGGATGATACGGATATTGCTGGTTGGTTGGAAAAAGGTCGTAATTTTACCCTGAGCGATCGCCAAAGAATGTATACTAAACAAAAGGAAATTATTGCAAGGATTATTCCTGAACACAAAAAAATGCAGGATGAGGGACAGTTGGAGGTCACCACAACCCCTTATACCCACCCCATTTTGCCCTTACTTCACGATACCAATGCGGGTAAGGTTGCCCTACCTCATATGGACTTACCCACGAGCCGTTTTCAGTGGGAAGAGGATGTACCCCGTCACCTCGGCAAGGCATGGAATATGTATCAAGAGCGTTTTGGGCGATCGCCCCGAGGACTTTGGCCCAGTGAACAGTCCATCAGCCCACAAATATTACCCTATATTGCCAAACAGGGTTTTAAATGGATTTGTTCTGATGAAGCGGTGTTAGGTTGGAGTTTTAACCACTTTTTCCACCGTGACGAAACAGGTAATATTTGTGAACCAGAAGTATTATATCGTCCCTACCGTTTAGACACTGAACACGGAGATTTAAGTATCATATTTCGAGATCACCGTTTATCCGACTTAATTGGCTTTACCTATGGAGCCATGAAACCCCAAGAAGCCGCCCGAGACTTGATTTTTCACCTACAGGCGATCGCCCGTACCCTTGCGCAAAGACAGCCGAGTGATAACACCACCTTAGATGAACCTTGGCTTGTGACCATTGCCCTCGACGGAGAAAACTGTTGGGAATTTTATGAGCAGGATGGTAGACCCTTCTTTGATGAACTTTACAGCAACCTTTCTCAAGCCCAAGATATTCAGTTAGTAACAGTTTCCGAATTTACCAATCAATTCCCCCCCACCAAAACTATTTCTAACACTCAGTTACATAGTGGATCTTGGATTGACGGTAACTTTTCCACGTGGATAGGCGATCGCACCAAAAACAGAGCATGGGACTATCTTACTGCAGCCAGACAAACCCTCGCCAAACATCCCGAAGCCACCGAAGAAAATAACTCAGCTGCTTGGGAAGCCCTTTACGCCGCCCAAGGTTCAGATTGGTTTTGGTGGTTTGGAGAACCCCATCACTCCTCCCATAATGATATGTTTGATCAGCTATTTAGAGAACATCTCATAGCTCTTTATCAAGCCCTCAATGAACCTGTACCCAAATATCTTTATCGTCCCGTAACCAACCCTCATCAAAGCCCCACAGGGGAACAACTAAACCCTTGCAGTTATATCAGCCCTCTGGTGGACGGCAGAGGAGACGAACAAGATTGGGAAAAAGCAGGAAAAATCAAAATAGGAGGCTCACGGGGAACTATGCACCGAGCTAGTATTATCCCGATGATTCATTATGGTTGGGATCATCTTAACTTTTATTTCCGTTTTGACCTCAAATCAGGAGCCGTAGCGGGGCAAGACCTCCCCCCCGAACTTCATCTTTTGTGGTACTATCCCAATCGCTTTGGGGATAATAGCCCCATACCCTTAGCCCATGTACCAAATCAAGATCCCCTCAATTACAACTATCGTCATCATTTAGGAGTTAACCTCGTTACCAAAACTTATTGGTTACAAGAAGCGGTTGCCAATTTTTCGTGGCAATCCCGTTATACAGGTACAAAGATAGCTCTTGATCGCTGTATTGAAATCGCTGTCCCTTGGCAAGATTTACATTTAGACCCCGATATGGAAATTAATTTGATTGCCATTCTTGCCGATCAAGGTAAGTTTAAAGAGGCTTTACCTGAAAATCATTTAATTAGACTTCAAGTACCTTAA
- the rplL gene encoding LSU ribosomal protein L7/L12 RplL, protein MSDKVANIVEELKTLSLLEASELVKQIEEVFGVSAAAPVGGMMMAAPAAAAEEAEEKTEFDVVLESFGDAKMAVLKVVRGITGLGLKESKELVESAPKAIKEATSKEDAEAIKKQLEEAGAKASIK, encoded by the coding sequence ATGTCTGATAAAGTAGCAAATATTGTTGAAGAATTAAAAACCCTAAGTCTTTTAGAGGCTTCTGAGTTAGTTAAACAAATCGAAGAAGTATTTGGTGTAAGTGCCGCTGCTCCTGTCGGTGGAATGATGATGGCTGCTCCCGCTGCCGCCGCTGAAGAAGCTGAAGAAAAAACCGAATTTGATGTGGTTCTCGAAAGTTTCGGTGATGCTAAAATGGCTGTTCTTAAAGTCGTTCGTGGTATCACTGGTTTAGGCTTAAAAGAAAGCAAAGAGTTAGTAGAATCTGCTCCTAAAGCTATCAAAGAAGCTACTAGCAAAGAAGATGCTGAAGCTATCAAGAAACAGTTGGAAGAAGCTGGTGCTAAAGCATCTATCAAATAA
- the nusA gene encoding N utilization substance protein A, whose product MSIVQLPGLSFLIEEISENHNLSQGAVQEALREALFKGYERFRRAKNTNPEHSFGEDYFANFRVELDIDDEGFRVLALKTVVENVENPDHQIPLAEVMEVNQEARVGDEMVVDVTPEQKDFGRMAAIQTKQVLQQKLRDQQRLMIQSEFNDLEGTVLQAKVQRFERQSVIMTIQSAHGRPEVEAELPRSQQVNSDNYRANATFKVYLKQVREGSQRGPQLMVSRADAGLVVYLFANEVPEIEEEIVRIVAIAREANPMSRYVTARTKIAVDSLDKDVDPVGSCIGARGSRIQAVVNELKGEKIDVIRWSPDPAIYIANALSPSQIDLVELLDPEERQAMVVVPDNQLSLAIGKDGQNVRLAARLTGWRIDIKSKSDYKKMQQEQIDPESEIEPESEPEIVKSSEEE is encoded by the coding sequence ATGAGTATTGTTCAATTACCCGGCCTAAGTTTTTTAATCGAAGAAATCAGTGAAAATCATAACCTCTCTCAAGGGGCTGTACAAGAAGCGCTAAGAGAAGCCTTATTTAAGGGTTATGAACGTTTTCGTCGTGCCAAGAATACCAATCCTGAACACAGTTTTGGGGAAGATTATTTTGCTAATTTCCGAGTGGAGTTAGATATTGATGATGAGGGATTTAGAGTTTTGGCTCTTAAAACCGTGGTAGAAAATGTGGAAAATCCAGATCATCAAATTCCCCTCGCTGAGGTGATGGAGGTTAATCAGGAGGCGAGAGTGGGGGATGAAATGGTGGTGGATGTTACTCCCGAACAGAAGGATTTTGGACGCATGGCGGCTATTCAAACGAAGCAAGTTTTACAACAAAAATTGCGAGATCAACAAAGGTTGATGATTCAATCGGAGTTTAATGACTTGGAGGGTACAGTACTTCAGGCGAAGGTGCAAAGGTTTGAGCGTCAGTCAGTTATTATGACCATTCAAAGCGCCCATGGCAGACCAGAGGTGGAGGCGGAGTTGCCTCGCTCTCAGCAGGTGAATAGTGATAATTATCGGGCTAATGCTACTTTTAAGGTTTATCTTAAGCAGGTGCGTGAGGGTTCCCAAAGAGGGCCTCAACTGATGGTATCCCGTGCGGATGCTGGATTGGTAGTATATTTATTTGCCAATGAAGTGCCTGAAATTGAAGAGGAAATTGTCAGAATAGTGGCGATCGCCCGTGAAGCCAATCCCATGAGCCGATATGTGACCGCCAGAACAAAAATAGCTGTTGACAGCCTTGATAAAGACGTAGATCCCGTGGGTTCCTGTATCGGAGCAAGGGGTTCTCGTATTCAAGCCGTAGTCAACGAACTAAAAGGAGAAAAAATCGACGTAATCCGCTGGTCCCCTGACCCTGCTATCTACATTGCCAATGCCCTTAGCCCATCCCAAATTGACCTAGTGGAATTGCTAGATCCAGAAGAACGTCAAGCCATGGTAGTGGTGCCAGACAACCAACTTAGTCTCGCCATCGGTAAAGATGGGCAAAACGTCCGCCTTGCTGCCCGACTAACAGGATGGCGCATCGACATCAAATCAAAGAGTGACTACAAAAAAATGCAACAAGAACAAATAGATCCAGAATCAGAAATTGAACCTGAATCTGAGCCAGAAATAGTAAAATCCTCTGAAGAAGAATAA
- the rimP gene encoding ribosome maturation factor RimP translates to MTHPLIPQITELANPIAEKLNVEIADIAFQTNKNPSLLRIDIRSKDGDTSLDDCEKMSRLLEEVLEAKDIIAEAYALEVSSPGIADVLTTDREFISFQGFPVMVETHTSHKKKTQFQGTLHSRDEDFISLNCKGRIVKIPRELVQQVTLESATE, encoded by the coding sequence ATGACCCATCCTTTGATACCACAAATCACAGAGTTAGCCAATCCCATTGCCGAAAAGCTCAATGTTGAGATAGCTGATATTGCTTTTCAAACGAACAAAAACCCTTCTTTGTTGAGGATAGATATTCGTAGTAAAGACGGAGACACCAGCCTCGATGACTGTGAAAAAATGAGCCGTTTGTTAGAAGAAGTATTAGAAGCAAAAGATATTATTGCCGAAGCCTATGCTCTGGAAGTCTCTAGCCCCGGTATTGCAGATGTGTTAACCACTGATCGGGAGTTTATTAGTTTTCAAGGTTTTCCTGTGATGGTAGAAACTCATACTTCCCACAAGAAAAAAACTCAATTTCAGGGAACTCTTCATAGTAGGGATGAGGATTTTATTTCTCTTAATTGTAAGGGACGCATTGTGAAAATTCCTCGAGAATTGGTTCAACAGGTGACATTGGAGAGTGCTACCGAATAG